A region from the Helicoverpa armigera isolate CAAS_96S chromosome 6, ASM3070526v1, whole genome shotgun sequence genome encodes:
- the LOC110373089 gene encoding uncharacterized protein LOC110373089 — MSVAFAARGNRPPLSPAQIQKMLDENAHLIQTIQEYQSKGQLMECHQYQQVLHRNLVYLASVADVNQNIQSILPPPHQLAAGNSQAPPINSPSPSGGDVSGGGQQSYRPPGVSTTPTRPTQSYGQRPYPQNQYQGQYQGAPGVYPPQPGYGPPSQGYGPPNPPQQPQGYPPNSNYGPPITTTPSNYPPSSHPGPGYPPSSAQQPYAPPPGSPAAAGTPYPVRGATQPAYTGNSAYPPSQAGSNYPNVGVSTYNNSTGSQPQPYQSQPFPNTTPTSAYSTTPTSQPNRSPQPPPSGYSAQNPPTSGYGSPSAQSPTYNSSSHTNAPPTSVASGAPTSTGPPGQQYPPPGQAPPYPPATQPPYSNPSSQPGSPAPSVSTAPPPQGSYPQNPQNYPPGGGGYPPHAYQQGYPPAQYPPSPYPYARAPTPGAPPPGAPQPYPGYGFQPPTQQ, encoded by the exons ATGTCAGTAGCATTTGCAGCACGAGGCAATCGACCTCCTTTGAGCCCAGCACAAATACAAAAGATGTTAGACGAAAACGCTCATCTGATTCAAACCATACAAGAATATCAATCGAAAGGTCAACTCATGGAGTGTCATCAGTATCAACAAGTATTACACAGGAATTTAGTATACTTGGCTTCAGTAGCAGATGTTAATCAAAACATTCAAAGCATTCTTCCA CCACCGCACCAGCTAGCAGCTGGTAACTCACAAGCGCCGCCAATTAATTCACCCTCTCCAAGTGGTGGTGACGTTTCTGGAGGTGGTCAGCAATCTTACAGACCACCAGGGGTCTCAACTACTCCAACAAGGCCTACCCAATCTTATGGGCAACGGCCTTACCCACAGAACCAATATCAAGGACAATATCAAGGTGCTCCAGGTGTTTACCCACCGCAGCCTGGTTATGGCCCGCCTAGCCAAGGATATGGGCCACCTAATCCTCCACAACAACCTCAGGGATACCCTCCAAACTCAAACTATGGACCACCTATAACCACAACTCCAAGCAACTATCCACCATCTTCCCACCCAGGTCCTGGGTATCCTCCATCATCAGCACAGCAGCCATATGCACCACCTCCTGGCAGTCCCGCTGCTGCTGGTACTCCTTATCCTGTACGTGGTGCAACACAACCTGCTTATACTGGTAATTCGGCTTATCCTCCTTCACAAGCAGGATCAAATTATCCTAATGTTGGTGTTAGTACTTACAACAATTCTACTGGTTCACAACCTCAACCCTACCAATCGCAACCTTTTCCGAATACTACTCCCACATCAGCTTACAGTACTACTCCAACATCTCAGCCTAATCGCTCTCCTCAACCACCGCCTTCTGGTTATTCAGCACAGAACCCGCCAACTTCAGGTTATGGATCTCCATCTGCACAATCACCAACATATAATTCTAGTTCTCATACTAATGCACCACCTACATCCGTGGCGTCTGGAGCACCTACATCGACAGGGCCGCCTGGTCAACAATATCCCCCACCCGGCCAGGCACCTCCGTACCCGCCCGCCACTCAGCCACCATACTCAAACCCATCATCTCAACCGGGAAGCCCTGCACCATCAGTTTCTACAGCACCACCGCCACAAGGATCTTACCCACAAAATCCTCAAAATTATCCTCCAGGGGGAGGTGGATATCCACCGCATGCGTATCAGCAAGGTTATCCACCAGCTCAATATCCTCCGTCACCTTATCCATACGCACGTGCTCCAACACCTGGAGCTCCTCCTCCCGGGGCTCCGCAACCGTATCCAGGGTACGGATTTCAACCGCCCACACAACAGTAG